Proteins encoded in a region of the Paenibacillus sp. E222 genome:
- a CDS encoding DUF951 domain-containing protein, with translation MERKIFQLGDIVQMKKQHPCGSNEMEIIRMGMDIRIKCVGCKHSVLIPRAKFEKNMKKVLRSAEDSTES, from the coding sequence GTGGAGCGTAAAATTTTCCAGCTTGGGGACATTGTGCAGATGAAGAAGCAGCATCCATGTGGTAGCAATGAAATGGAGATTATCCGGATGGGTATGGATATTCGCATCAAGTGTGTAGGGTGTAAACACAGCGTATTAATTCCCAGAGCGAAATTCGAGAAAAACATGAAAAAAGTGCTTCGTTCGGCAGAGGATTCGACTGAATCCTAA
- a CDS encoding YjzC family protein: MGEKTEFEPGDKAPNDGEYTEVGEKSFHTEINNPKRVTLQKGEAFPETSNQNRKWKKLTKARVH, encoded by the coding sequence ATGGGTGAAAAAACCGAGTTTGAACCAGGAGACAAAGCTCCAAACGATGGCGAATACACCGAGGTTGGTGAGAAGAGCTTTCATACGGAGATTAACAATCCGAAACGGGTAACTCTCCAAAAGGGTGAAGCTTTCCCTGAAACAAGCAATCAGAATCGCAAGTGGAAAAAGCTTACCAAAGCCCGCGTCCACTAA